One genomic region from Rosa rugosa chromosome 1, drRosRugo1.1, whole genome shotgun sequence encodes:
- the LOC133733816 gene encoding uncharacterized protein LOC133733816, whose amino-acid sequence MSAAALQIQTLEYEDSQWGGSSEGRTYKARDRELMDLRLKAQYFTDPCRYEPNIFRRRYRMQPWVFDKMMRDVANYDPYFVQTRDACGRLSLSTEQKLTCAMRMLAYGITADFCDDYLDIAKSTAIEIFEHFTKAIWNVYHETYLRRPTPADLRRLLDKAAERGFPGMIGSLDCSLNDINVLGCSPLFNDVCTGETPEVNYQVHNRHYRQCYYLVDGIYPKWGSFVQAIRNPRSPQTQHFTRMQEAYRKDVERAFGILQARWAIIRGPARGWSKENLQYIMMTCIILHNMIIEDEHDKDAAQPFDPDDIPTRPRKAEIYKRPVMDTDVDRNPQQLNQFLRRYREVRCPVMNKNLQEDLVDHLWTMKLQADQNHQ is encoded by the exons ATGTCTGCCGCTGCCTTGCAAATCCAAACTCTGGAATATGAGGATTCACAATGGGGTGGTTCTTCAGAAGGTCGTACCTATAAGGCCAGGGATCGAGAGCTGATGGATCTTCGACTCAAAGCTCAATACTTCACGGATCCGTGCAGGTATGAACCAAACATTTTTCGCAGGCGATATAGAATGCAACCTTGGGTCTTTGACAAGATGATGCGCGACGTGGCCAACTACGACCCATATTTTGTTCAAACAAGAGATGCTTGTGGGAGACTCAGCTTATCCACTGAACAAAAGCTGACATGCGCCATGAGAATGCTCGCGTATGGCATCACAGCTGATTTCTGCGATGATTACCTAGATATTGCGAAGTCCACTGCCATTGAGATTTTTGAGCACTTCACAAAAGCAATCTGGAATGTGTACCATGAGACGTACCTCCGCCGACCAACACCGGCAGATTTGCGACGGCTGCTTGACAAAGCTGCAGAACGGGGATTCCCGGGGATGATCGGTAGTCTTGATT GTTCCCTGAATGATATTAACGTCCTTGGATGTTCACCGTTGTTCAATGACGTATGCACCGGTGAAACCCCTGAAGTGAACTACCAGGTACATAATAGGCATTATCGTCAATGTTATTACCTAGTTGATGGCATATACCCTAAGTGGGGATCCTTTGTACAAGCAATCCGAAACCCGAGGTCGCCGCAGACACAACATTTCACAAGGATGCAGGAAGCATACAGAAAAGATGTGGAGAGAGCATTTGGTATTCTCCAAGCTCGTTGGGCAATCATAAGAGGACCAGCACGTGGGTGGAGTAAGGAGAACCTTCAATACATCATGATGACGTGCATTATCTTGCACAATATGATTATTGAAGATGAGCATGATAAAGATGCAGCGCAGCCATTTGATCCGGATGATATCCCAACCAGACCAAGGAAAGCAGAGATATATAAGAGACCAGTAATGGACACCGATGTTGATCGCAATCCGCAACAACTAAATCAATTCTTGCGTCGTTATAGGGAGGTTAGATGTCCAGTGATGAATAAAAACCTCCAAGAAGATCTAGTCGATCACCTATGGACCATGAAGTTACAAGCTGATCAGAACCACCAGTga
- the LOC133733826 gene encoding uncharacterized protein At5g03900, chloroplastic-like: protein MASMVATCFTLQPTLHPRLAFNSSLFPNPRPLKTFPDPILTPIFQVCFSAKLQEPRVLVPVSRACLCSATGIRKDGDGADFKGGRSPSWRPRAVGAQSDHETSSEPKKNIILQFVESIRSFMFGDGDPNRVTKEERWKLIGQYITSKGGVVAAEELAPYLDPLETKGKNDSLPINDETYMLPVLMRYEGHPVIEEDGNVLYRFISLQPTAKESSDPNFVKGKLLKKKFFMENKWWFSKASTLEKAVMVGFGGLCWKGILMLTEGLLLETPIAPGGYVTFFSAMLPVLQACVISITAIPSLRFVLFCIIFLKRNADIKKRNVEDMPVNVYGTNRSTSYSTNRSRDLIEDI from the exons ATGGCGTCCATGGTGGCGACCTGCTTCACACTTCAACCAACTCTTCATCCTCGTCTCGCTTTCAACAGTTCACTCTTCCCAAACCCTAGACCTCTCAAAACCTTTCCTGATCCTATTCTAACACCGATCTTCCAGGTATGCTTTTCTGCGAAGCTTCAAGAACCTAGGGTTTTGGTCCCGGTTTCCAGAGCGTGCCTCTGCTCCGCCACTGGGATTAGAAAAGACGGCGACGGTGCTGATTTCAAGGGTGGAAGATCACCATCTTGGAGGCCACGAGCAGTCGGAGCACAGAGTGATCATGAGACCTCATCTGAACCCAAAAAAAATATCATACTCCAATTCGTCGAATCCATTCGGTCATTCATGTTTGGCGATGGCGATCCAAATAGGGTAACGAAAGAGGAGAGATGGAAGTTGATTGGGCAATACATAACCTCCAAGGGCGGTGTTGTTGCAGCTGAAGAACTTGCTCCATATCTTGACCCTTTAGAAACTAAAGGGAAAAATGACAGCCTTCCGATCAACGACGAAACATACATGCTACCGGTTCTGATGAGGTACGAGGGTCATCCCGTGATTGAAGAAGACGGAAACGTTCTATACCGGTTTATATCTCTACAACCCACAGCCAAGGAATCGAGTGATCCTAATTTTGTCAAAGGAAAACTACTTAAGAAAAAGTTTTTCATGGAGAATAAGTGGTGGTTCAGCAAGGCTAGCACTTTGGAGAAGGCAGTGATGGTAGGGTTTGGTGGACTTTGTTGGAAAGGGATTCTTATGCTTACCGAGGGTTTGCTTCTAGAAACTCCAATTGCACCCGGTGGTTATGTTACGTTTTTCTCTGCAATGCTTCCAGTACTTCAGGCTTGTGTTATTTCCATCACCGCTATTCCTTCGTTGAGATTCGTTTTGTTTTGCATCATTTTCCTTAAGAGAAATGCTGATATTAAGAAAAGGaatgtg GAGGATATGCCTGTTAATGTCTATGGTACTAATAGGAGTACTAGCTATAGTACTAACAGAAGCAGGGATTTGATTGAGGACATTTGA
- the LOC133746172 gene encoding large ribosomal subunit protein eL34 has translation MVQRLTYRSRHSYATKSNQHRVVKTPGGKLVYQTTKKRASGPKCPVTGKRIQGIPHLRPAEYKRSRLSRNRRTVNRAYGGVLSGGAVRERIIRAFLVEEQKIVKKVLKIQKAKERQAAKS, from the exons ATGGTGCAGCGGCTAACCTACCGTTCCCGTCACAGCTACGCCACCAAGTCAAACCAGCACCGCGTGGTCAAAACCCCCG GTGGGAAGCTTGTGTATCAGACTACTAAGAAGAGAGCCAGTGGACCAAAATGCCCTGTGACTGGCAAGAGAATCCAAGGG ATTCCTCACTTGAGACCTGCTGAGTACAAGAGGTCCAGACTGTCCAGGAACCGCAGGACGGTGAACCGGGCATATGGTGGTGTCTTGTCTGGAGGTGCTGTCAGAGAGAG GATTATTCGAGCCTTCTTGGTAGAAGAGCAAAAGATTGTGAAGAAGGTTTTGAAGATCCAGAAGGCCAAGGAAAGGCAGGCAGCCAAGAGCTAA
- the LOC133726400 gene encoding uncharacterized protein LOC133726400, whose amino-acid sequence MGGSSDWIFKKEMSPLSGSFSVFVSSILHTLFRFFSSIFVRFEKEQSSLVNESCSSIEPAAMPQKVESEVSKSDDDSEYYDVEDEKETPEPSFVFKFEYQTKAVLEAMEKVNAYGHSSVGTNKESEFLPEKFSSRRYEFQAKKNVSFYEEEAKVASFVVREAPADDSSCGSMVIENEGVKQLVTEECVQEEEAKVASFVVDEESADKSNFGSIVTGSESVKQLVTEDCVHEDIQNPQDSKKKQVGEDSHSDKEEQLKSQEHDFVDEKVASHEDKFLQEKDFVLVESASDSDSDSLCSSPELSFIGQFSGDGFLLERDFGERVEFGALEDIDLQNLDVGYEPDGFDEEDEDIMEQLKELEESTRNDEHHNPKESKPEGFTAKDEKPNEGLENSEQVSGQDMAAKDSEDPNTLETLWEHQELIEQLKMELKKVRVSGLPTILEESESPNMEDLKPWKIDEKYHHVDRMSVLHKFYKTYRERLRKFDILSYQKLYAIGFLQSKDTFETFSSCKSSTPAIKSFLLQNFGLCKPKKISNSDSDPMVKFIRELHSELEVVYVGQLCLSWEFLQWQYEKALELWEYDEFGLRSYNEVAEEFQQFQVLMQRFVENERFQGPRVETYVKNRCVMRNLMQIPVIREDSMKEKKKAKRKGKDNDDAVGSDILVEILQESIRTIWRFIRADKSANTTDACRKRLNLEVEDSLDPKLLVEVQADLQKKEKKLKELSRSENCILKRFKKHHEEEEEEESAEHLYFFCQVDIKLVSRVLNMSSITTDQLVWCHNKLSRIHIVNRKIRVDPSFLLFPC is encoded by the exons ATGGGTGGTTCTTCTGATTGGATTTTCAAAAAAGAGATGTCTCCTCTTTCTGGGTCCTTCTCGGTTTTTGTCTCATCCATTTTGCACACTCTGTTCAGATTTTTCAGCTCAATCTTTGTCAG GTTTGAAAAAGAACAGAGTTCTCTGGTGAATGAGTCTTGTTCTTCAATTGAGCCAGCAGCTATGCCCCAAAAAGTTGAGTCTGAGGTTTCAAAAAGCGATGATGATTCGGAGTACTATGATGTTGAAGATGAAAAAGAGACGCCGGAGCCAAGTTTTGTGTTCAAATTTGAGTATCAGACTAAAGCCGTGTTAGAAGCAATGGAGAAAGTGAATGCTTATGGTCATTCTTCTGTTGGAACCAACAAAGAGAGTGAGTTCCTACCCGAGAAATTTAGCAGCAGAAGGTACGAGTTTCAAGCCAAAAAGAATGTTAGTTTCTATGAGGAAGAAGCGAAAGTTGCAAGCTTTGTTGTCAGAGAAGCACCTGCTGATGACTCGAGttgtggttccatggtgattgAAAACGAGGGTGTTAAGCAATTGGTTACAGAAGAATGtgttcaagaagaagaagcaaaagttgCGAGCTTTGTTGTCGATGAAGAATCTGCTGATAAATCAAATTTTGGTTCCATTGTGACCGGAAGTGAGAGTGTTAAGCAACTGGTCACAGAAGATTGTGTTCATGAAGACATTCAAAATCCTCAGGATTCgaagaagaaacaagtcggGGAAGATTCTCATTCGGATAAAGAGGAACAATTGAAGTCTCAAGAACATGACTTTGTGGATGAGAAAGTTGCTTCTCATGAAGATAAGTTTCTGCAAGAAAAGGACTTTGTTTTAGTAGAATCTGCTTCTGATTCTGATTCGGATTCTCTTTGTTCAAGCCCTGAGCTTTCATTTATAGGTCAATTTAGTGGTGATGGGTTTTTGTTAGAAAGAGATTTTGGGGAAAGGGTTGAATTTGGTGCTTTGGAAGACATCGATTTGCAGAATTTGGAtgttgggtatgagcctgatggatttgatgaagaagatgaagatataaTGGAACAACTTAAAGAGTTAGAAGAGTCAACTAGGAATGATGAACATCACAACCCAAAAGAGTCTAAACCTGAAGGATTTACTGCCAAAGATGAAAAACCAAATGAGGGTTTAGAAAATTCTGAACAGGTCAGTGGTCAAGATATGGCAGCTAAAGATTCTGAGGATCCGAACACATTGGAGACACTGTGGGAACATCAAGAATTGATAGAACAGTTGAAAATGGAGCTCAAGAAAGTCCGGGTTTCTGGTCTGCCTACTATCCTTGAAGAATCCGAGTCTCCGAATATGGAGGATTTGAAGCCATGGAAGATTGATGAAAAATACCATCATGTAGACAGAATGAGTGTGCTTCACAAGTTCTACAAGACCTACAGAGAACGATTGCGAAAATTCGACATTTTGAGTTACCAGAAGTTATATGCAATAG GATTTTTGCAGTCCAAGGACACGTTCGAAACCTTTTCAAGCTGCAAATCCTCAACTCCAGCAATCAAATCCTTTCTTTTGCAGAACTTTGGGCTATGCAAACCGAAGAAAATTTCTAATTCTGATTCTGACCCAATGGTTAAGTTCATTAGAGAATTGCATAGTGAATTGGAAGTGGTTTATGTTGGACAGTTGTGCCTTTCTTGGGAATTCCTTCAATGGCAATATGAGAAGGCATTGGAGCTTTGGGAATATGACGAATTTGGATTACGTTCGTATAATGAAGTTGCCGAggaatttcaacaatttcaagTGCTCATGCAAAGATTTGTGGAGAATGAACGCTTTCAAGGGCCAAGGGTTGAAACCTATGTCAAAAATCGATGTGTTATGCGGAATCTTATGCAAATTCCAGTGATTAGGG AGGACAgtatgaaggaaaaaaagaaagcaaagaGAAAAGGCAAAGACAATGATGATGCAGTTGGAAGTGATATTCTAGTAGAGATATTGCAGGAATCAATAAGGACCATTTGGCGATTCATACGAGCTGATAAATCAGCTAATACAACGGATGCTTGTCGAAAAAGATTAAACTTGGAAGTTGAAGACTCCTTGGATCCAAAGCTATTAGTGGAAGTTCAAGCAGATCTTCAAAAG aaagaaaagaagcttAAAGAGCTGTCCCGGAGTGAGAACTGCATACTAAAGAGATTCAAAAAGCaccatgaagaagaagaggaagaagagagcgCAGAACACCTCTACTTCTTTTGTCAAGTTGACATCAAATTAGTGTCGAGGGTTTTAAACATGTCAAGCATAACAACTGATCAACTAGTCTGGTGTCACAATAAGCTAAGCAGGATACATATTGTGAACCGAAAGATTCGTGTAGATCCTTCTTTCTTACTATTTCCATGTTAG